One genomic region from Neoarius graeffei isolate fNeoGra1 chromosome 4, fNeoGra1.pri, whole genome shotgun sequence encodes:
- the gbx2 gene encoding homeobox protein GBX-2, with the protein MSAAFGSSFAMMQRPVGNTTAFSIDSLIGGSQQPSPGHFVYTGYPMFMPYRSVVLPPPPPPPPPPPPPPGLTQAPHHQLAALPAAIPGAFCSSLAQGMALTSTLMASLPQHPEAARKFGTQALHVAFDKSHEIRLDAEDGKSFLTKETAALLPFHDEPLHCILPPTVRGHGKDDPKEDECTRKDESFSMDSDLDYSSDDNMAPASNPLCAKEDGEGSAGLEEGARSGSGTSGGKNRRRRTAFTSEQLLELEKEFHCKKYLSLTERSQIAHALKLSEVQVKIWFQNRRAKWKRVKAGNVNTKAGEPSRNPKIVVPIPVHVSRFAIRSQHQQLEQARP; encoded by the exons ATGAGTGCGGCGTTCGGTTCGTCCTTCGCGATGATGCAGCGTCCGGTGGGAAACACCACCGCCTTCAGCATCGATTCGCTCATCGGCGGCTCTCAGCAGCCCAGTCCGGGACACTTCGTGTACACTGGTTATCCCATGTTTATGCCCTACCGTTCTGTGGTGCTTCctccaccacctcctcctcctccaccacctccACCTCCTCCTGGTCTGACTCAGGCGCCTCATCATCAGCTTGCCGCTTTACCAGCCGCTATACCCGGCGCTTTCTGCTCCAGTTTGGCGCAGGGCATGGCGCTCACCTCCACGCTCATGGCCAGTTTGCCCCAGCACCCGGAAGCGGCCCGGAAGTTCGGCACGCAGGCGCTGCACGTGGCCTTTGATAAATCCCATGAGATCCGACTGGATGCGGAAGACGGTAAAAGTTTCCTGACCAAAGAGACCGCTGCGCTTCTGCCCTTCCACGACGAGCCTCTGCA CTGCATTCTCCCACCCACAGTACGAGGTCACGGCAAAGATGATCCCAAGGAAGACGAGTGCACCAGGAAGGACGAGAGCTTCTCCATGGACAGTGACCTCGACTACAGCTCGGATGACAACATGGCCCCTGCATCCAACCCGCTGTGTGCTAAAGAGGACGGTGAGGGGAGTGCGGGGCTGGAGGAGGGCGCGCGCTCCGGGAGCGGCACCTCGGGCGGAAAAAACCGGAGGCGGCGGACGGCGTTCACCAGCGAGCAACTGCTGGAGCTGGAGAAGGAGTTCCACTGCAAGAAGTACCTGTCTCTGACGGAACGCTCGCAGATCGCGCACGCCCTGAAACTCAGCGAGGTGCAGGTGAAAATCTGGTTTCAGAACCGCAGGGCCAAGTGGAAGCGCGTGAAGGCGGGGAACGTGAACACCAAGGCGGGAGAACCGTCCCGAAATCCTAAAATCGTGGTGCCCATTCCTGTGCACGTGAGTCGCTTCGCCATCCGGAGCCAGCATCAGCAGCTGGAGCAAGCGAGACCGTGA